In the genome of Streptomyces sp. NBC_00190, one region contains:
- the sufB gene encoding Fe-S cluster assembly protein SufB — protein MTTETAHPELDGLGTYEYGWADSDAAGAAAKRGLSEDVVRDISAKKSEPEWMLKLRLKGLKLFDKKPMPNWGSDLTGIDFDNIKYFVRSTEKQAASWEDLPEDIKNTYDKLGIPEAEKQRLVAGVAAQYESEVVYHQIREDLEEQGVIFLDTDTALKEHPELFQEYFGTVIPVGDNKFASLNTAVWSGGSFIYVPKGVKVDIPLQAYFRINTENMGQFERTLIIVDEDAYVHYVEGCTAPIYSSDSLHSAVVEIIVKKGGRCRYTTIQNWSNNVYNLVTKRAVAYEGATMEWIDGNIGSKVTMKYPAVYLMGEHAKGETLSIAFAGEGQHQDAGSKMVHMAPNTSSNIVSKSVARGGGRTSYRGLVEIGEGAHGSKSNVLCDALLVDTISRSDTYPYVDVREDDVSMGHEATVSKVSDDQLFYLMSRGLTEFEAMAMIVRGFVEPIARELPMEYALELNRLIELQMEGSVG, from the coding sequence ATGACCACGGAGACTGCTCACCCTGAGCTCGATGGCCTGGGCACCTACGAATACGGCTGGGCCGACTCCGACGCGGCCGGCGCCGCTGCCAAGCGGGGTCTGTCCGAGGATGTCGTGCGCGACATCTCGGCGAAGAAGTCCGAGCCGGAGTGGATGCTGAAGCTCCGCCTCAAGGGTCTCAAGCTGTTCGACAAGAAGCCCATGCCGAACTGGGGCTCCGACCTCACGGGCATCGACTTCGACAACATCAAGTACTTCGTGCGCTCCACCGAGAAGCAGGCCGCTTCCTGGGAGGACCTGCCGGAGGACATCAAGAACACGTACGACAAGCTCGGCATCCCGGAGGCGGAGAAGCAGCGCCTCGTCGCCGGTGTCGCCGCCCAGTACGAGTCCGAGGTCGTCTACCACCAGATCCGCGAGGACCTGGAGGAGCAGGGCGTGATCTTCCTCGACACGGACACCGCGCTCAAGGAGCACCCGGAGCTCTTCCAGGAGTACTTCGGCACGGTCATCCCGGTCGGCGACAACAAGTTCGCGTCCCTGAACACCGCCGTGTGGTCGGGCGGCTCGTTCATCTACGTGCCCAAGGGCGTCAAGGTCGACATCCCGCTCCAGGCCTACTTCCGTATCAACACGGAGAACATGGGCCAGTTCGAGCGGACGCTGATCATCGTCGACGAGGACGCGTACGTCCACTACGTCGAGGGCTGCACCGCCCCGATCTACTCCTCGGACTCGCTGCACAGCGCCGTGGTCGAGATCATCGTGAAGAAGGGCGGCCGCTGCCGCTACACGACGATCCAGAACTGGTCGAACAACGTCTACAACCTGGTCACCAAGCGCGCCGTGGCGTACGAGGGCGCGACCATGGAGTGGATCGACGGCAACATCGGTTCCAAGGTCACCATGAAGTACCCGGCCGTCTACCTGATGGGCGAGCACGCCAAGGGCGAGACCCTGTCCATCGCCTTCGCGGGCGAGGGCCAGCACCAGGACGCCGGCTCCAAGATGGTCCACATGGCGCCGAACACCTCCTCGAACATCGTCTCGAAGTCGGTGGCCCGAGGCGGCGGCCGCACCTCCTACCGAGGCCTGGTCGAGATCGGCGAGGGCGCCCACGGCTCCAAGTCCAACGTGCTGTGCGACGCGCTCCTGGTCGACACGATCTCCCGCTCGGACACGTACCCCTACGTGGACGTGCGTGAGGACGACGTCTCCATGGGCCACGAGGCCACCGTTTCCAAGGTCTCCGACGACCAGCTCTTCTACCTGATGAGCCGCGGTCTGACGGAGTTCGAGGCGATGGCCATGATCGTGCGCGGCTTCGTCGAGCCCATCGCGCGCGAGCTGCCCATGGAGTACGCCCTGGAGCTGAACCGGCTGATCGAGCTGCAGATGGAGGGTTCGGTCGGTTAA
- a CDS encoding helix-turn-helix transcriptional regulator: MKYGERQIETPQGELATGERSTRNRVARSILDHGPSTVADLAQRLGLTQAAVRRHLDTLVADDVVAPREQRVYGARTRGRPAKVFALTDCGRDAFDQSYDTLAADALRWIAQSVGGGERGEAAVAAFARSRMEEQAKAYREAVDAAAAEERTEALARALTVDGYAATAKSAPGPQRGEQLCQHHCPVAHVAEQFPQLCEAETEVFSRLLGTHVQRLATIAHGDGVCTTFIPRSASTTQTDTSVSASTAGRNPA, encoded by the coding sequence GTGAAATACGGCGAACGGCAGATCGAGACCCCCCAGGGGGAGCTCGCGACCGGGGAGCGGTCAACCCGCAACCGGGTCGCGCGGTCCATCCTGGACCACGGTCCGTCCACCGTCGCCGACCTCGCCCAGCGCCTCGGCCTCACCCAGGCCGCCGTCCGCCGCCACCTCGACACGCTCGTCGCCGACGACGTGGTCGCACCCCGTGAGCAGCGTGTGTACGGCGCGCGCACCCGGGGCCGGCCCGCCAAGGTCTTCGCGCTCACCGATTGCGGCCGCGATGCCTTCGACCAGTCCTACGACACGCTCGCCGCGGACGCCCTGCGCTGGATCGCGCAGTCCGTCGGCGGCGGAGAGCGGGGAGAGGCGGCCGTCGCCGCCTTCGCCCGGTCGCGGATGGAAGAGCAGGCGAAGGCCTACCGGGAAGCCGTCGACGCGGCCGCTGCGGAGGAGCGTACGGAGGCCCTTGCCAGGGCGTTGACCGTCGACGGGTACGCTGCTACGGCGAAGAGCGCTCCCGGTCCGCAACGCGGTGAACAGCTCTGCCAGCACCACTGCCCGGTCGCACACGTCGCCGAGCAGTTCCCGCAGCTCTGCGAGGCGGAGACCGAGGTCTTCTCCCGCCTGCTCGGGACCCATGTGCAGCGCCTCGCCACGATCGCCCACGGCGACGGAGTGTGCACGACGTTCATTCCGCGTAGCGCGAGCACCACACAGACCGACACATCAGTATCTGCAAGTACGGCCGGGAGGAACCCCGCATGA